In the Podospora pseudocomata strain CBS 415.72m chromosome 5, whole genome shotgun sequence genome, one interval contains:
- a CDS encoding hypothetical protein (EggNog:ENOG503P63A; COG:S) gives MSLDLGPHDNRQYIIPSLETGNLIISKFTPLTLFASPFFTPPSPRLLSTIIFSPSTVAPGWIIYANYFLLSSPITATLFPSSVPHWRHNVRLALQNASLYLHPSKVNIAAFTMLSFHGEDFAASPNVSWMLCSHLCRMAQALRLWEGGGTEEGEGEEEKQRGLALFWAIYNMEKCCALTFGRSQVGLWEGVDVERVEMPRGEWFGGFRPHLTDQRRAKGVEGVDAEFGGYIFLRNVELAKLSGRVLEYLGKGEGTEEEREVLKGRLAEWFRETDETFRRGVERERQGGVPGAGVDVKREKVMRLYEFTVKFRYLHVLIILTKDSPGDRGLRVESARQAIGILPMTISGWDPVYNGVIWHLLYYPFTPFFVVFGHIVTNPRAETVPSDLRLLETVVEYIIALQPLLTLLRDLTAKLQKTAEIFLRLARRHVAETTGSMPFSSALQEDVTHPTDFSQPQHQPDLSQHPPEMVMPDQQDFFSLEGVDIDRFLSWVPQPMGFPGDIDFGVGDGTAGEEEEEEEEEEEEEQQQQQQNRGVKRPLEATFDWFSWENYYADATQ, from the exons ATGTCCCTCGACCTCGGCCCCCACGACAACAGACAAtacatcatcccctccctcgaaACCGgcaacctcatcatctcca AATTCACCCCCCTAACCCTCTtcgcctcccccttcttcacccccccctccccccgcctcctctcgaccatcatcttctcccccagcaCCGTGGCCCCCGGCTGGATAATCTACGCAAattacttcctcctctcctcccccataaccgccaccctcttcccctcctccgtcccccaCTGGCGTCACAACGTCCGCCTAGCCCTCCAAAACGCGTCTTTATACCTCCACCCCAGCAAGGTAAACATCGCAGCCTTCACCATGCTCAGCTTTCACGGGGAAGATTTCGCGGCGAGCCCAAACGTAAGCTGGATGCTCTGCAGTCACCTATGCCGTATGGCGCAAGCCTTAAGActatgggagggaggggggacagaggaaggggaaggggaagaggaaaaacAGAGGGGTTTGGCCCTGTTTTGGGCGATTTACAACATGGAAAAGTGTTGTGCTTTGACGTTCGGACGGTCGCAGGTTgggttgtgggagggggtggatgtcgaGCGGGTGGAGATgccgaggggggagtggtttGGGGGTTTCAGGCCGCACTTGACGGATCAGAGGAGGGCtaagggggttgagggggtggatgcCGAGTTTGGGGGGTATATCTTTCTGAGGAATGTcgagctggccaagctgagcgggagggtgttggagtatttggggaagggagaggggacagaagaggagagggaggtcttgaaggggaggttggcggagtGGTTCAGGGAGACGGATGAGACGTTtcggaggggggtggagagggaacGACAAGGGGGGGTGCCGGGAGCGGGGGTTGatgtgaagagggagaaggtgatgaggttgTATGAGTTCACGGTCAAGTTTCGGTATCTGCATGTGCTGATTATTCTGACAAAGGACTCGCCGGGGGAccgggggttgagggtggagagCGCGAGGCAGGCGATTGGGATTTTGCCCATGACGATTTCGGGGTGGGATCCGGTTTACAACGGGGTTATATG GCATCTCCTCTACTACCCGttcacccccttcttcgtGGTATTCGGGCACAtcgtcaccaaccccagAGCGGAAACAGTGCCTTCCGACCTCAGATTGCttgagacggtggtggagtaCATCATTGCTCTGCAGCCGCTGCTCACTCTCCTCAGAGATTTGACGGCCAAGCTGCAAAAAACGGCCGAGATATTCCTGAGGCTGGCGAGAAGGCACGTGGCCGAAACAACTGGAAGTATGCCGTTCAGTTCTGCATTGCAGGAGGATGTCACTCACCCGACGGACTTCTCCCAGCCGCAGCACCAACCGGACCTCTCGCAGCACCCCCCTGAGATGGTGATGCCTGACCAGCAAGACTTCTTCTCACTAGAGGGTGTTGATATCGACAGGTTCCTCAGTTGGGTGCCCCAGCCCATGGGATTTCCAGGAGATATCgactttggtgttggtgatgggacggcgggagaggaggaggaggaggaggaggaggaggaggaggaggagcagcagcagcagcagcag aataGGGGTGTCAAGAGGCCGTTGGAGGCGACGTTTGACTGGTTTTCGTGGGAGAATTATTATGCTGATGCTACCCagtag